The Xiphias gladius isolate SHS-SW01 ecotype Sanya breed wild unplaced genomic scaffold, ASM1685928v1 HiC_scaffold_591, whole genome shotgun sequence genomic sequence TATTCCGCGTTAAAATCAGTAGATTTCAGCCTGGAGTCTGGTGTGATGCACTCACTTGAGGTCTCTGTTGACTGCCTGCAGGTTGTCCTGAAACTCGGCAATAAACTGCTTCTCTCGGCCCTCCAGGGTCTCCCGATTCTTCATGCCGTCCTTCAGGGACTCGAAGACGCGGCTCACGCTGGAGCGGAGTGCCTGGATGCCACTGATGGCGTGAGAGAAAGCGTCCAGATTCACCCCGACGTTCACCACGTCCGCCATTTTccctgtttctctgctgctggcGCTCAGAGATGACGTCATAGAGTGGGCACGAACATGAAAAACACG encodes the following:
- the LOC120787757 gene encoding mediator of RNA polymerase II transcription subunit 27-like; this translates as MADVVNVGVNLDAFSHAISGIQALRSSVSRVFESLKDGMKNRETLEGREKQFIAEFQDNLQAVNRDLNELERLSGLVGRPSESHPLHNSGLLSLDPVQDKTPLYSQLLQAYKWSNK